The nucleotide window GCTGGCGAGGAGTCAGCagaagaggatggaggaggaggcagcaggaaacggaggaggagagatggACGCCGAGGTTGCGGATGCGATGGCGCAGTTGGAGAGACAGGCGCGCGCGCCCGTGGGCTTTGTGGCGGCTTCGGAAGGACCAAAGGGCGGTAGCATGCCGGTTCAGCCTGTTGAGGTTCATAACCCGGATGCTATCGATCTTGATGAAATGGATGAATGATCTATATTGGTTCTCTTTGTTTGTCAATAGCTTTTCATTTGTTCgttttttattctttctcttttttttcgtcttttcttttcttttcccttggGGTTGGGCCGTTGCGTTGTGTCTCTTCTGGTTTTCACGGCGAGATTGGCCTCTATTGTACATAGACTGGAACACTTAAGTGGGAAGAGGGTCGGTTCCTTAAACATTTACCACTACATAAACACAAATCACCACGGACACTTCCATTTATTGTACGGGGCGGGTTGAAGGACAAGGAGCTGGGGAAATTtctcttttgtttttgttttcaCATGAACTATTTAGCGGTTGGTGGTTCGTGGATCTTGCCAATGCTTTAGATTGTACACAGGCTGataagggaaaggggggaatAAAGGTTGGGGCTTGGGCGGACATCGACGAGAACAAATCTATAATTGTTCAGCAAGACGAGCTTTGCACAGCTGAGCAACTTTCCCAGTTTCTTCACGTCTTTAATAATCTCAACACAGCAGGCCTGGGTGGTTACATCTGTGCGTTTCGAAAGTAAAACACTCCCGATAGCAACCAGCACATCTGCTACCTTTTGCATGTGAAGAAGATCTTGGTTCATATCTTAGTGAGGGGAAGTTCCTGATTCAAATCAGAAAACGAATGCCATCAATCGGAAATGGTGATAATACAGCCCATCAGCAAGATAACAACCAACCATGTCGTATAACGCATCCCCCATACAATTAACAAGCTATCCCAGCACGCACACAGTCAATAAAACCCAGCTCAACCTCATGGACAACCGGATATCATCGTAGCAGATCCTCCTTCAATGTTTATACGCTTGTTTCCTCCGCGCGCCGTTGTGTACCCAACCCAATCCACTCACGTCGCTCGCTTACTTTACATTCTGATATCCCTTTTCCATGTGTTTCTGATGGAAGGCAGTGGGGTAGTTATTGTCAACATGGCCGTCCCGTGTCTTGGGCACGGCGTAGATGGATCCCTTGCGCTTCTGGAAGCGGCTTGGCGGCACTTTGGAGGCATCTGTTGCAACCCACACCGATTAGATTCGTTACTGACTTGGGTGATAATTAAAAGATGAATAGCAaaggtggtgaggatgaaggagtgacgagaaaaaagaaaaaaaaaaaaagaaaaaagaaaaaaaaagagaagaagaagaagaagaagaaaaaaaacatacccCATTCGGCACTCATCCGACGGTCTGCCGGAGAGATGGGAGAGGAATCAGCCGAGACGGGACTGAAGTTGGTAAATGTGGGAGTTGCTGTTTCTGAGTTGCGATGTTGTaccggttgttgttgctgttgttcgcTGTGGGTGGTGTTTGCCCTGGTGGTGtcgatggtgatgggagctttgttttgctgttgttctGTGAAGTATCAAGACCGCATCAGTCAGTGTATGGTCTTGTCTGCAACTCAAGATGATATCATCTACCAGACATGGTGTCGAAGTCTTTGGTGAGAATCTCTGATGGGCTCCACGTTCGACAAACGTTATAGCTGGTATGGTAGCAAATAGATCAGGGGTCCGGGAGATGGGACGTGgagattataatattcgaaatGGATAATGGCAGAGAGAGATAATGATGTGAAGAGTAAGTAGTTGGTCGACAAGCGAGTTGAAGTAAGTAGTCTCTAGGTTATAAGATAGAGGTGTCCTGCTGATAGGATGGCTGGTAGGGTATCTCGGAGTGAAGGGTTTTCAGGATATTtgacggagaagaagacggtgatgatgttggaaGGATTGACATTGTAAAAAGGAATAATCGAAGGAACCGGCAGTACGTGGACCCTTTCCTCTGCCTAACTACGCAATAAGGCACCTGACCCTTCCAATGTGATCGATGTGCAGTAGTTCtcaagtggaagggaaggcACAAGGTCTGGGGCCGTGCTGTGCTCTGACTTGAAGGGTGGAAAGATGGCTTTCCCCTGTCATTGTCTGttgctctttcctcctcctaccgCTCCATTCGTGTCCGTTGATATGAGTAGTGTAGGCATCCCAGTCTATATCCGGGCAATGTGATTGGCCCGGTGGTGTGTAAGTGACGGAGAGCGTCAATCATTCCCAATCCGCGGACCAGTGatatcctccccctctcttctttccctcgaAACAAACAGAACTTGACAGCCCTGACGATCTTGAGCGGTACGTTCAATCTTGacgcatccatccatcttgcTGCAGTCGCCCGTCCGAGTAGCACTCACTTGGGGTTGTTCATGCCGATCGTCGTCCACCTTGACCACCGTCTCTGTGTGGCCAGAAACATATCGATACATAGCAGCCCCATTTTCCACTGCAGTATCGCCCAGCCGTGCCAGTCCAATCTCGATCGTTGCCTCCGCAGTAAAGGTGGTTAGAATAAGCTCAAAGCAGCCCAAAAGCGGCAGTCCGATCGCCACTCATTCATCATATTCGAGGCCCCCAACGCTACCTGTTTGACGTCATGcggggaaggagaaagaggagcaTAAACACACACCCACCCAGGCCAGCCAACAAACGTCCCGAACCGTGTGAAGTCCAAGCTCGTCCATCTTTGTGCCCAGATCGCGGCGGACTCCTGGTCTTCTGACAGACGCCCCAACGGCTCGAGCGCGGTCGAAGTAACGAAAGAGGCCCAGGCGCTGCGTCGATATCCTCTCGACCTAGTTAGTTACTCTGTCTGTGTTTGAGCACACGAGCCGTTTCTCCTTGTTGACAAAAGTTCAAGGTGAAGATATCTTGGCGGTTCACATGTTGACAAGCACAATATCATGGGCTTCGTGAAGTTTACACGCCAACCGTTCAACGGTCTGTCTCTATTCTAGTCACACTCGGCTTTCCCGCCTCTCTATCCCtacttcctaataatatcctGCACTCCATTATATTGACATCCCAGCTTGTAATTACTCACTTCACTTTCCAGCCCATTGTCTTCTCGCTCATACCCGTCGTAGCATCGTCAAGAACACTACCTGAGAAAGCAGTGCCCTTCTAGTGCTGCCACTGCTCCACATCCTCCACGGAATCCTTCTCAATGTCGGAACGCTTGGCAAAGTACCTCCTGGCAAGGGGGCGCTTGCTAGCCTTGGTAGCGCTGGTCGCGTTGGTGACGGGAGTAGTGGTGTCGGTGTTGCCACCACCAGttccagcaccagcaccgccGGCCATCTGGACGGGCACGACACCACCGAAGGCGATAGGGTTCTGGCACCGCACCAAGCACACGTTGTTCTGACCAGCGACGGTCCCGGTGCACTTTTGGTCGGCAGGGATGGAAGCGACCAAAGGAAAGTCAGTCGTGGTAGTCTGTTGAGGGTTGTCAGTCAATCGCCTTATCATCCAAGTGGTGGCGGATAGAGACTCACCCTAGAGAGACCGAATACACCCGGGACATTCGTCGCGACCTTAATCGCAGTCCACTCCGTCGCCTGCCCATCCGAGTTGATCATGCAAGAATAGGGTCCAGCTCCGTCCTGGTTGATCTGGTGAAGCGTCATCTTGACCGTACCACCGGCCGTCACCTGGGGCAGCGAATCCTTGGTAGCGGCCATGATGGCTTGGGtgccctcctcaaccttgtTGGCGCCACCTTGGATCGTCTGGCCGACCGTCTTGGCCGCCTGACCACGGAATCGAGTGGTGTCCACCTGGAAGGGGTTGCGTTTCGATCCGGTACGGGGAGTGCTGGGGTCAATGCCCAGGGCCATACCGGCACCACCGGCGTCGCCTGTTGCGGCGATGATAGCGCCGTGACCGGCGACCAGGGGAGCAAGAGCGAAGAAGCTCATGAGAATGGACTTGAGAGATGCCATGTTGTCTGCGGTGTCTTGAAGGTTGTCTATTGTCGATTATGTGTTGGAAAAGTCAAAACTGACGGGTGCACAGCACAAAAGAAGTCGTGAATATATATGACCTGAACCGGCAGGAGAGAGGATTAAGAGTGTTGAGAAAGGAAGATTGGAGAGAAAGCCGGAGTGTGACTGAGAGGGCTGGACCTGCCTGCTGAagtgttgatgatgctgatgctgatgatgctgatgatgccaAAAGCTAAATCCAGCAGAGAGGAAGTCAAGGCCGGTTTTTATACATTTTTCTTGCGTGAAACCGATGCCGTCGTCGAGGGTGCCATGTGGTGTTTACAATGCACTGCCGTCCCCCGGCGTTTCTCACCCTGGTCGTAAGGGGCCGACTTTCGAGTTTCAATGTCTGATCTTGCGCAGGGTCCTCTGTAGCTCGGCGCTTGATTTCTCGCACGAAACATGGCGTTTGAGACTACAATAGTGCCTGCAAATTGTTATCGGATCGGATTGCGGGAGATCGATGTTGGGGAAAATGGGTGGCAGGAGATGCTATCTGGGGTcggacttccacttccggcACTTCTTGCGAACGAACAACATGATCGTAACTGACAGGGAAGAGCTTCCAAGCTGCCAATCTTGCAACACATAATGATTTCTGcgggtaaataattattgaTGATAGTCGGTGTCATCGCCTGCGGTATTTGGGATGTGTGTATCATCGAGGCATCGGCGGATTCGCTTGTGTTAATGCCGCTTGGCTTGGGTAACCTCTTATGACCAATGCTAATTCCGATGCCACTCAACATCGGTTACATCCTTCGAGGTTCTTTTGGGCAATGCAACCAAAGTCGTTGGTTTATTCTGATCACGCTGTCCGTCCGAATTTGTTGAAGAACCTCTTGGACCGAAAACTGGTAAAGCCAccattctccatcttctATGCCGTAAATCCTCAGATCAGACACGAGATAGGGAAAACCTGACCGATTCAAATATAGGTATGTTTCACCTTCACTTGGACAGGCCGTTCTGTAGAAACTTCCAGTTCAGAGACGTGACATTTGCCCTTTCCCTTGTTTTTGGCAACGACTTCGATAGATCCGCTTTGATCGATTTGACTTGCCGAATGCGCTTCCTGGCGCATCATTGTCGGCACCAGGGGTCGCATTGAACGGGTAGTACTGAGCCACCAAGCAAAGTGTCGACCCAAACAAGCGTTTTCGTGCCGCAAAAGACCATGTCAAGCCAAGCCGGGCTAGATTTGGGCCGTGAACCGTGTATGATCCATCAAAGGATGGATACGACGATGTATGTTGGGGAAATAGTGGCTGGCGTCTTGGCTTAAGATCTTCCTAAGCGAAGTATCAGATCGTTGTGTTACAAGAGAAACGGATGCGGGATGGAGggcgaagagaaggaattGAGCCTCAACTCGTTCAGCGGTCAAAGACTCACAATTGCGCGCAATAAACTTGCGTCAACGGGACTCCCTCCTAGCCTCGTCTCGCGGAGGAGTTCTGGAGGTAGCGTAAACTCGAAGTGGCAAGCAGGAGTCTCGTGACGCAGATGGTCGTCTCACTTAGGCAAGGCGGGATGCCCATTTTGGGCTCGTGTTGCGAGTGCACGACCAGCCAAGACTTGAAGGTTTGACGATGTCGAGAGCCTCGGGATCTGCTATTTTCAGGAGTCCCAAACATCTCGGGGCTGCTCACCATCAACAAGTTTGATCTCCATGCCTTGCATACCATCGATCGGAGTGCATCAATCGCCCTATCAACACCACCTCACTGCCGGACCTATCGCAATCACTGAGGCTCTGTTGACACTCTTGCCTGTCCAGCCGCTGTGGGTCACTCTCTCGTCTCTGCCAAGCAGTCCCGCCTATTGTGCAGTACGTAGATAGATTTCCTAGATTGGCCGGGTCCTTCCGACTGACCTTCTCCTCAATCATCGCCTATTGTTCGTCCAGCCTCAGCCTCGCGGCTTCAACAAGTTCCGATGCCGCCATACCCGAACTCACATCGCGCTTGCGAGCTTCTTGAGTCCGTGAGTGCTTCAGCAATGGCGTCAAATCCAGACTTTCGGAAAGATGTTATGATATGGGCGATCGCGTGAAACGCGAAATGGGACGCTCCGTTCGTTCTACCCCTGAGCGGGCTGGTCGACCCCCTGGCCTAGTCGTTGATCCTCCCCACCCTGTTTCGGGCTTTTGTCTGTGCAAGCCGGTTACCGAAGACCAGATAGATATGGAATCAGGAGCGTCAGATGCAAGTTGAAGCAGAGGGGGGGATTTTGATGGACCAGTCGCATTTGTGGGATTGTTGATGGGATAAATCAATCCGTCCGAAATGCCGAAAGGAAAAGCATTGGATTGTGGCGTAGCGTTTGAATCAAACAGAAAGTGCTTCCTGCAATTGGGGCTTGTGTGGCAATCAGTACTGCACTCATCCTTCCGTTGCATGGTGGTCGCCATTCCAGAAAGACAAACCAAGAAAGCGCGACCAAACGATAATA belongs to Neurospora crassa OR74A linkage group IV, whole genome shotgun sequence and includes:
- a CDS encoding CAS1, which produces MASLKSILMSFFALAPLVAGHGAIIAATGDAGGAGMALGIDPSTPRTGSKRNPFQVDTTRFRGQAAKTVGQTIQGGANKVEEGTQAIMAATKDSLPQVTAGGTVKMTLHQINQDGAGPYSCMINSDGQATEWTAIKVATNVPGVFGLSRTTTTDFPLVASIPADQKCTGTVAGQNNVCLVRCQNPIAFGGVVPVQMAGGAGAGTGGGNTDTTTPVTNATSATKASKRPLARRYFAKRSDIEKDSVEDVEQWQH